One stretch of Clupea harengus chromosome 2, Ch_v2.0.2, whole genome shotgun sequence DNA includes these proteins:
- the nifk gene encoding MKI67 FHA domain-interacting nucleolar phosphoprotein, whose protein sequence is MTEVEATSSKPAKALLALNPGDDAEFQKKVQQVKRRRKTPRPLQLSPGVIYVGHIPRGLFEPQLKSYFQQFGKIVRMRLSRSKKTGGSKGYAFIEFDCDEVAKIVAETMNNYLMGERLIKCHVVPPEKVHEKLFLGSKMEFKKPTQPAVTRYNQKHSSEGLEKTKAKLLSKEAKLRKRLAAKGIDYDFPGFAAQIPKKKGATSDDADLSVCSNDVTPVCTPSILERRKSMAASVVVDDEIVIKPMPDASFEEEYSEDEGFSGLDDTKEEGNVSKEEPKEEEEKAA, encoded by the exons ATGACAGAGGTGGAAGCTACAAGTTCAAAACCGGCTAAAGCCTTACTAGCTCTGAATCCAGGCGACGATGCTGAATTCCAAAAGAAAGTTCAGCAAGTGAAAAGGCGACGGAAAACG CCCCGTCCACTTCAGTTGTCCCCTGGGGTGATTTACGTGGGACACATTCCAAGAGGACTGTTTGAGCCACAGCTCAAGTCTTATTTCCAGCAGTTTGGGAAAATCGTAAGGATGAGACTGTCCCGAAGTAAGAAG ACAGGTGGAAGCAAAGGCTATGCTTTCATTGAATTCGACTGCGATGAAGTTGCCAAGATTGTGGCTGAGACCATGAACAATTACCTCATGGGTGAAAGACTGATCAAGT GCCACGTGGTACCACCAGAGAAGGTACATGAGAAGCTGTTTCTGGGCAGCAAGATGGAGTTTAAGAAGCCAACACAGCCCGCAGTTACCCGCTACAACCAGAAGCACTCCTCCGAGGGGCTGGAGAAAACCAAGGCAAAGCTCCTGAGCAAAGAGGCTAAACTGCGCAAGAGGCTCGCTGCAAAGGGCATCGACTACGACTTCCCTGGATTT GCAGCCCAGATTCCAAAGAAGAAGGGAGCAACCTCAGACGATGCAGACCTATCCGTTTGTAGTAAT GATGTCACCCCAGTATGTACTCCTTCAATTTTGGAGAGGAGGAAGTCCATGGCAGCCAGCGTCGTGGTAGACGATGAAATTGTCATTAAGCCCATGCCAGATGCCTCATTTGAGGAGGAGTACTCTGAGGATGAGGGGTTTTCAGGGCTGGATGACACCAAAGAGGAGGGAAATGTGTCGAAAGAGGAAccgaaagaagaagaagaaaaagcagcATAA